The region GGAAATGAACGTCATTGCGAAGGCGCGCAGCGCCTGAAGCAACCTCGTTCTCGCCTCAGCTTCTTCTCTCACAACGTCTTATCCGGCGATCAGGGATGCGCCGCCGGCGGCGTCAGTCCCGGGGGCCGCCGCGCGGCAGGAGCGGGGCGAGGGGGCATCCCGCGCACCGCGGCTGTGTCCGGCAGAAGTCCTTGCCGGTCCACACGATGAGGCCGTGGTATTCCTTGAACAGGGCGACATCGGCGGGCAGGGCGCCCTCGAACAGGGCGCGCATCTCCTCGTAGGGGAGGTTGTGGGGCGCGATGCCGTGGCGGCCGAGAATCCGGCGGGTGTAGGCGTCCACGACGAAGACGGGCTTTTCGCAGGCGTAGAGGAGGATGTCATCCGCCGTCTCGGGGCCGATCCCCCTGAGCGCCAGCAGCTCCGCGCGCAGGGGCGCCAGGGGTTCGGCAGCCATGCGGCGCATGGACCCGCCGAAGCGGTCTGTCAGCCATTGGCAGAAGAGGAGCACGCGCTCCGTCTTCTGGCGGAAGTAGCCCGAGGGCCGCAGCGCGGCCTCCACCGCCGCAAGGTCCGCGGCGAGCAGCGCGCGGGGCGACAGCAGGCGGGCGGCCTTCAGGTGGGCGATGGCCTTCTCCACATTGGTCCACGCCGTGTTCTGCGTGAGGATCGCGCC is a window of Candidatus Hydrogenedentota bacterium DNA encoding:
- a CDS encoding endonuclease III domain-containing protein; amino-acid sequence: MAAHYGPTGWWPGDTPFEVAVGAILTQNTAWTNVEKAIAHLKAARLLSPRALLAADLAAVEAALRPSGYFRQKTERVLLFCQWLTDRFGGSMRRMAAEPLAPLRAELLALRGIGPETADDILLYACEKPVFVVDAYTRRILGRHGIAPHNLPYEEMRALFEGALPADVALFKEYHGLIVWTGKDFCRTQPRCAGCPLAPLLPRGGPRD